One stretch of Salmo trutta chromosome 7, fSalTru1.1, whole genome shotgun sequence DNA includes these proteins:
- the LOC115197707 gene encoding aquaporin-9-like, which translates to MEMKHRRTMRHRYALKHGILKEFLAEFLGTFILVLFGVGSVAQTVLSRNAIGETLTIHIGFSVGLMMAVYVAGGVSGAHVNPAVSLAMVIVGKLQFYKFPVYVSAQFLGAFTGSAAVFGLYYDVLMDFTSGILSVTGINATGHIFASYPVRCLTILGGLVDQVVGTGMLVLCILAIIDGKNIGAPRGMEPLCIGLVILAIGVSMGLNCGYPLNPARDLGPRMFTAVAGWGWEVFSTADYWWWVPVAGPMLGGVVGALVYFLFIEMHHKEQEKPHEEEEEEEEEEEEDEGLEEDSSLKDKSQMITMS; encoded by the exons ATGGAGATGAAACACAGGAGAACTATGAGGCATCGCTATGCTCTGAAACATGGGATACTCAAGGAGTTCCTGGCTGAGTTCCTGGGGACTTTTATCTTGGTT TTGTTTGGCGTTGGGTCTGTTGCTCAGACAGTCCTGAGTCGTAATGCCATCGGGGAGACTCTCACCATCCACATAGGCTTCTCTGTAGGACTGATGATGGCAGTGTACGTGGCCGGAGGAGTGTCAG GTGCCCACGTGAACCCTGCTGTCTCCCTGGCCATGGTGATCGTGGGAAAACTCCAATTCTATAAGTTCCCCGTTTATGTCAGCGCTCAGTTCCTTGGTGCTTTCACTGGATCTGCTGCTGTGTTTGGGCTGTATTATG ACGTGTTGATGGACTTCACCAGTGGGATTTTATCAGTGACTGGTATTAACGCCACCGGTCACATCTTTGCCTCTTACCCTGTCAGGTGCCTGACCATCCTCGGAGGCCTCGTAGACCAg GTAGTGGGAACAGGTATGCTGGTGCTGTGCATTCTGGCCATCATCGATGGGAAGAACATCGGCGCCCCTAGAGGCATGGAGCCTCTCTGCATCGGCCTGGTCATCTTGGCTATCGGGGTGTCCATGGGACTGAACTGTGGGTACCCCCTCAACCCTGCCAGGGACCTGGGGCCACGGATGTTCACTGCTGTAGCAGGCTGGGGCTGGGAGGTGTTCAG caCGGCAGACTACTGGTGGTGGGTCCCGGTGGCGGGGCCGATGCTAGGGGGCGTGGTCGGGGCCCTGGTCTACTTCCTGTTTATCGAGATGCATCACAAAGAGCAAGAGAAACCCcacgaggaggaggaagaagaggaggaggaagaagaggaggatgaaggccTGGAGGAGGACAGCAGTCTCAAAGACAAATCCCAGATGATTACCATGAGTTAG